A single window of Pontibacillus chungwhensis DNA harbors:
- a CDS encoding YqgQ family protein encodes MKSIYDIQKLLMKYGTVIYIGDRLADLELMEMEMRELYKSQFVSDQDFQMAMLLLRQEMTKVRKARGEG; translated from the coding sequence ATGAAGTCCATTTATGATATACAAAAATTATTAATGAAATATGGAACTGTAATTTATATTGGAGATCGATTAGCTGATTTGGAATTAATGGAAATGGAAATGCGAGAATTATACAAGTCGCAGTTTGTATCCGACCAGGATTTTCAAATGGCGATGCTCCTACTTCGTCAAGAAATGACTAAAGTTCGAAAAGCCAGAGGTGAAGGGTGA